Proteins found in one Venturia canescens isolate UGA chromosome 6, ASM1945775v1, whole genome shotgun sequence genomic segment:
- the Past1 gene encoding EH domain-containing protein 1: MFTWLSREDKDKQDLFDTVSDGLIKIYKTKLLPLEQHYQFHDFHSPQLDDADFAAKPMILLVGQYSTGKTTFIKYVLERDFPGIRIGPEPTTDRFIAVMYDQKEGVIPGNALVVDPAKQFRPLSKFGNAFLNRLQCSLVASPVLKGISIVDTPGILSGEKQRVDRGYDFAGVLEWFAERVDRIILLFDAHKLDISDEFKRSIEALRGHDDKIRIVLNKADMIDHQQLMRVYGALMWSLGKVLQTPEVARVYIGSFWDQPLRYDVNRRLFEAEEQDLFKDMQSLPKNATVRKLNDLIKRARLAKVHAYIISALRKDMPAVFGKEAKKKELIKNLGQIYDQIQREQQISPGDFPDLKKMQENLANHDFTKFNVLKPRLLEVVDKMLAEDIARLMAMIPQEEVSTTSETLIKGGAFEGVEDQISPFGYNRGEGVDAGAGEPEWIVNKERYKWDSLFDSLGPSDGKITGAAAKSEMLKSKLPKMVLGKIWKLSDIDKDGLLDADEFALAMHLINVKLEGYELPAELPDHLVPPTKRNI; this comes from the exons ATGTTTACGTGGTTATCACGAGAGGATAAGGACAAGCAAGATCTGTTTGACACAGTATCGGATGGCTTGATAAAGATATACAAAACAAAGCTCTTGCCACTGGAACAGCATTACCAATTCCATGACTTCCATTCTCCGCAACTGGATGATGCCGATTTTGCTGCAAAACCAATGATATTACTGGTTGGTCAATATTCCACGGGAAAGACAACTTTTATAAAGTATGTTCTGGAGAGAGATTTCCCTGGAATAAGAATCGGCCCGGAGCCAACGACAGATCGATTCATAGCCGTTATGTACGACCAAAAGGAGGGTGTTATTCCTGGAAATGCTCTGGTTGTTGATCCTGCAAAACAATTCAGGCCTCTTTCTAAATTCGGCaatgcttttttgaatcgacTTCAATGCTCTTTGGTAGCTTCTCCAGTCCTTAAAGGGATCTCTATCGTAGACACGCCTGGAATTTTGTCCGGTGAAAAGCAACGG GTCGACAGAGGATATGATTTCGCTGGAGTTCTCGAATGGTTTGCAGAAAGAGTAGACAGGATAATATTGTTGTTCGACGCTCACAAACTCGATATTTCAGACGAGTTTAAAAGATCTATCGAAGCGCTTCGCGGTCACGACGATAAAATACGAATAGTGTTGAACAAAGCGGACATGATTGATCATCAACAATTGATGAGGGTTTACGGTGCACTTATGTGGTCACTCGGTAAAGTTTTGCAAACACCGGAAGTCGCGAGAGTTTACATAGGATCTTTTTGGGATCAGCCTTTGAGGTATGACGTCAATCGTCGTCTTTTCGAAGCTGAAGAGCAGGATTTATTCAAAGATATGCAGTCTTTGCCGAAAAATGCGACTGTCAGGAAACTCAACGATTTAATCAAACGCGCGAGATTGGCAAAG GTCCATGCGTACATCATAAGTGCCCTGAGGAAGGACATGCCTGCAGTGTTCGGCAAAGAGGCAAAGAAAAAGGAGCTCATTAaaaatttgggccaaatatacGACCAAATACAACGAGAGCAGCAAATATCGCCCGGCGATTTCCCCGATCTGAAGAAAATGCAGGAGAATCTTGCCAACCATGATTTCACTAAATTCAACGTTCTCAAACCGAGACTTTTGGAAGTCGTTGACAAAATGCTGGCTGAAGATATCGCGAGACTCATGGCAATGATTCCACAAGAAGAAGTGTCTACGACGAGTGAAACTCTTATCAAAg gCGGTGCTTTCGAAGGCGTCGAAGACCAGATCAGTCCATTCGGTTACAACCGAGGAGAGGGTGTTGACGCTGGTGCCGGTGAACCCGAATGGATCGTCAACAAAGAGAGATACAAGTGGGATTCGTTATTCGATTCGCTCGGGCCCTCCGATGGAAAAATCACCGGTGCAG CCGCAAAATCTGAAATGCTCAAGTCCAAATTGCCGAAAATGGTACTCGGAAAGATTTGGAAGTTGTCAGACATCGACAAAGACGGTCTCCTTGACGCGGACGAATTTGCCCTGGCGATGCATTTGATAAACGTCAAATTGGAAGGTTACGAATTACCAGCCGAACTCCCGGATCACTTAGTACCGCCAACGAAGAGAAACATCTGA